The following are encoded together in the Robertmurraya sp. FSL R5-0851 genome:
- the opp3b gene encoding oligopeptide ABC transporter permease, translating into MIKYISQRVIYMIITLFLIASMTFFLMKLVPGTPFKNQAKMSDEQLEMMLEYYKLDEPVPVQYVAYMTNLVKGDLGTSYQFANTPVSELLGARIGASALLGFQALLVGTIVGIILGVLGALRQNTWVDYGTTFIAVIGKSIPSFVFAGLLQYYIGVKLGWFPVAFWKGPEYTVMPTIALSMFPIAIAARFMRTEMVEVLGSDYITLARAKGANYFEIAFKHALRNALIPVITVLGPLAVSLMTGSLVIEKIFSVPGLGEQFVKSVQVNDYSVIMATTLLFAFLFIVVILVVDILYGLIDPRIRLAGGKK; encoded by the coding sequence ATGATTAAATATATTAGCCAAAGGGTTATTTATATGATAATTACTCTATTTCTAATTGCCTCAATGACGTTTTTCTTAATGAAGCTTGTTCCAGGAACACCGTTTAAAAACCAAGCAAAAATGTCAGATGAGCAACTTGAGATGATGCTTGAATATTATAAGCTTGATGAACCTGTTCCAGTTCAGTATGTGGCGTATATGACAAACTTAGTTAAGGGTGACTTAGGTACTTCTTATCAATTTGCTAATACACCAGTATCAGAATTATTAGGTGCAAGGATAGGTGCCTCTGCATTACTAGGATTTCAAGCTCTATTAGTAGGTACAATTGTAGGTATCATTCTTGGGGTGTTAGGAGCCCTAAGGCAAAATACGTGGGTAGATTATGGAACGACCTTTATAGCTGTTATTGGTAAATCCATTCCTTCATTTGTTTTTGCTGGATTGCTTCAATATTATATAGGTGTAAAACTAGGTTGGTTCCCTGTTGCATTCTGGAAAGGTCCTGAATACACGGTTATGCCAACGATTGCACTTTCGATGTTCCCGATTGCCATTGCAGCTCGTTTTATGAGAACAGAAATGGTAGAAGTTCTAGGGTCGGATTATATTACATTAGCTAGAGCAAAAGGTGCAAACTACTTTGAAATCGCATTTAAGCATGCGTTAAGAAATGCTTTAATTCCAGTTATCACTGTATTAGGTCCGCTTGCTGTAAGCTTAATGACTGGTTCTCTAGTTATTGAAAAGATCTTCTCTGTTCCAGGACTAGGAGAGCAGTTTGTAAAATCGGTTCAAGTGAATGACTATTCGGTCATTATGGCAACCACTCTATTATTTGCGTTCCTATTTATTGTTGTTATTTTAGTGGTTGATATTCTTTATGGCTTGATTGATCCAAGAATTCGTTTAGCGGGAGGGAAGAAATAA
- a CDS encoding peptide ABC transporter substrate-binding protein, producing the protein MKKSKFSLLLVLTLVLSMFLAACSGGNKEDEAKTDNDSEATGSELAENQEITVLESAEIPSMDSVLAEDTVGFTMINNVNEGLYRLDQEQNPIPALSDGEPTVSEDGTVYTFKLREAKWSNGDAVTANDFVYAWQRALLPDSASFYGPYIMTGVIKNADKVKAGEVDPSELGIKALSDTELEVTLEKPVPYFKALMAFPTFYPQNQKFVEEKGADFAKNAENLIFNGPFKMTKWDGVAATEWTLEKNEEYWDAENVTLTKINYNTSKDPQAAANAFEAGQADVTPKLSTPAVISQYEGDSRLLTWLEPTEFWLKFNQENEALANKNIRFALSLAFDKDALVNDILQNGSLAANYAVPADFVKHPETGEDFRAANGDLNAFDAEKAKEYWEKGLAELGVESLELNFLGGDTETSKTVDAFLKDQLQNNLPGLTINLESVPFSVRLDREDTQNYDILHAGWGPDYPDAMTFSDLWLTGGGHNKMSFSNAKYDELVKSAQTELADKPAERFEALQEAEKVLFEDAALAGTYQRASNLLVNEKLEGFTYHIFGPEYSWKFAKLNK; encoded by the coding sequence GTGAAAAAGTCAAAATTTTCATTGCTTTTAGTCCTAACACTAGTTCTTAGCATGTTTTTAGCTGCATGTTCTGGTGGAAATAAAGAGGACGAAGCAAAAACTGATAATGATTCAGAAGCAACAGGTTCTGAATTAGCAGAAAACCAAGAAATCACAGTACTAGAATCAGCGGAAATTCCATCTATGGACTCTGTACTTGCTGAAGACACTGTAGGTTTCACAATGATCAATAACGTTAACGAAGGATTATATCGCCTAGATCAGGAACAAAATCCAATTCCTGCTTTATCTGACGGTGAACCAACTGTTAGCGAAGACGGTACTGTTTACACATTCAAACTTAGAGAAGCTAAATGGTCTAATGGTGATGCTGTAACAGCTAACGACTTCGTATATGCATGGCAACGTGCACTATTACCTGATTCTGCTTCATTCTACGGTCCTTACATAATGACTGGAGTAATTAAGAACGCAGATAAAGTAAAAGCTGGAGAAGTTGACCCAAGTGAGCTTGGTATTAAAGCATTAAGCGATACTGAGTTAGAAGTAACACTTGAAAAGCCAGTTCCTTACTTTAAAGCTTTAATGGCATTCCCTACTTTCTATCCACAAAACCAAAAGTTTGTTGAAGAAAAAGGCGCAGACTTTGCAAAGAATGCTGAAAACCTAATCTTTAACGGTCCTTTCAAAATGACTAAGTGGGATGGGGTTGCTGCAACTGAGTGGACTCTTGAAAAGAACGAAGAGTACTGGGATGCAGAAAACGTTACTTTAACAAAAATCAACTATAATACATCTAAAGATCCACAAGCAGCTGCAAATGCTTTTGAAGCAGGACAAGCTGATGTAACACCAAAACTATCAACACCAGCGGTTATCTCGCAATATGAGGGAGATTCTCGTCTTTTAACATGGTTAGAGCCAACTGAATTCTGGTTAAAGTTTAACCAAGAAAACGAAGCTCTAGCTAACAAAAACATTCGTTTTGCTCTTTCTTTAGCGTTTGATAAAGATGCTTTAGTAAACGATATTCTTCAAAACGGTTCTTTAGCTGCTAACTATGCGGTACCTGCCGATTTCGTTAAGCACCCAGAAACTGGTGAAGACTTCCGTGCAGCAAACGGAGATTTAAATGCATTTGATGCAGAAAAAGCAAAAGAATATTGGGAAAAAGGTCTAGCTGAACTAGGCGTAGAAAGTCTTGAATTAAACTTCCTTGGTGGAGACACTGAGACTTCAAAGACAGTTGATGCTTTCCTTAAGGATCAACTACAAAATAACCTTCCAGGTTTAACAATTAACCTTGAAAGTGTTCCATTCTCTGTACGTCTTGACCGTGAAGATACTCAAAATTATGATATCCTTCATGCTGGTTGGGGTCCTGACTATCCAGATGCAATGACATTTTCTGATCTTTGGTTAACTGGTGGAGGACACAACAAAATGTCTTTCTCTAACGCTAAATATGATGAGCTAGTAAAATCTGCTCAAACTGAGTTAGCTGATAAGCCTGCAGAGCGTTTTGAAGCTCTACAAGAAGCTGAAAAGGTATTGTTTGAGGATGCAGCTCTTGCTGGAACATACCAACGTGCTTCAAATTTACTAGTAAACGAAAAGCTTGAAGGCTTTACTTACCATATCTTTGGACCAGAGTACAGCTGGAAGTTTGCGAAACTAAATAAATAA
- a CDS encoding ABC transporter permease subunit, translated as MKLLPKGIGKINSGSIQFEGVHLEQMSDKEINSIRGKDIAMIFQEPMTSLNPVFSIGFQIQEVLFNHMKISKKEARLKSIALLKSVGISRPEKIIDEYPHQLSGGMRQRVMIAIAIACQPKLLIADEPTTALDVTVQAQILELLKDIQKVNDMSVILIMMNFPFLLFVIVLKSIFLESSTATLIFVISVLSWTGTARLVRSKVMAEKENEYILSAISIGCSPFKTITKHLLPNVMSTIIVQATLTLAVMIVAETGLSFLGFGVPMNIPSWGNMLQEARSPDVLTSKWWIWIPPAAVLTGTILSINFIGEGFKDAFNPKSNR; from the coding sequence ATGAAGCTCCTACCAAAAGGTATCGGTAAAATTAATTCAGGTAGCATTCAATTTGAAGGTGTGCATTTAGAACAAATGTCAGATAAAGAGATTAATAGTATCCGTGGAAAAGATATCGCGATGATATTCCAGGAACCTATGACCTCACTAAATCCAGTGTTTTCCATTGGTTTTCAAATTCAAGAAGTGTTATTTAATCATATGAAAATCTCGAAAAAAGAAGCGAGATTAAAGAGTATTGCTTTGTTAAAAAGTGTAGGTATATCAAGACCAGAGAAAATTATTGATGAGTACCCGCATCAGCTCTCTGGAGGCATGAGGCAGAGAGTAATGATAGCGATTGCAATCGCTTGTCAACCTAAGCTGTTGATTGCCGATGAACCGACGACAGCTCTGGATGTAACGGTTCAGGCACAAATATTAGAACTACTTAAAGATATCCAAAAAGTGAATGATATGTCAGTCATTTTAATTATGATGAACTTTCCATTCCTACTATTTGTCATCGTCTTAAAGTCTATTTTCTTAGAATCAAGCACAGCTACCTTAATTTTTGTCATCTCGGTACTGAGCTGGACAGGAACAGCACGTCTTGTTAGAAGTAAGGTAATGGCTGAAAAGGAAAATGAATATATTTTGAGTGCGATATCAATAGGGTGCTCACCTTTTAAAACGATTACGAAGCACTTACTTCCAAACGTTATGTCTACAATTATCGTACAAGCCACATTAACTTTAGCTGTTATGATTGTTGCAGAAACAGGTCTTAGCTTTTTAGGCTTTGGTGTACCGATGAATATACCAAGCTGGGGGAATATGCTTCAGGAAGCACGCAGTCCTGATGTGTTGACTAGTAAATGGTGGATTTGGATACCACCAGCAGCAGTGTTAACAGGTACGATATTATCCATTAATTTCATAGGTGAAGGGTTTAAGGACGCATTTAACCCTAAATCAAACAGATAA
- the opp3C gene encoding oligopeptide ABC transporter permease has translation MAQFDEKISKDQFEPAIIDASTSERISKPSLNYWQDAWLRVRKNKGAIVSLVVIGILIIMALIGPSLSKFEFDKQNTKHANLPPRIAALENVSWLPFDGTRTLKNGNVVNPYEQKQIEEYYWFGTDALGRDQFSRVWKGMQISLYIAFLAAFIDMVIGVAFGAISGYFGGRIDNIMQRIIEVLSGIPNLVIVILMIIVLKPGIISITVALTITGWVSMARVVRAQVLKLKNQEFVLASRTLGASHSKIIFKHLIPNLAGVIIINTMFTIPNAIFFEAFLSFIGLGLQEPLASLGTLIDEGFKSMIAFPYQMLVPAIIISVIMIAFNMIADGLRDALDPKMRD, from the coding sequence ATGGCACAATTTGATGAGAAAATCAGCAAAGACCAATTTGAGCCCGCTATTATTGACGCATCAACAAGTGAGCGCATTTCTAAACCAAGTCTAAACTATTGGCAGGATGCGTGGTTACGTGTTAGAAAAAATAAAGGTGCGATTGTAAGTTTAGTAGTGATCGGAATTTTAATTATTATGGCTTTAATTGGGCCATCATTAAGTAAATTTGAGTTTGATAAGCAAAACACGAAACATGCTAACTTACCACCTCGTATTGCGGCATTAGAAAATGTTTCATGGTTACCATTTGATGGAACTAGAACGTTGAAAAATGGTAATGTGGTAAATCCTTATGAGCAGAAGCAAATTGAAGAGTACTACTGGTTTGGTACAGATGCTCTAGGGAGAGACCAATTTTCTCGTGTATGGAAAGGGATGCAAATCTCTCTATATATCGCATTCTTAGCGGCCTTTATCGATATGGTTATCGGTGTAGCCTTCGGTGCTATTTCTGGTTACTTTGGTGGACGTATTGATAATATTATGCAAAGAATTATTGAAGTACTTTCAGGAATTCCAAATCTCGTTATTGTTATTTTGATGATTATAGTTTTAAAGCCGGGAATTATATCAATTACAGTCGCATTAACCATTACCGGTTGGGTTAGTATGGCTCGTGTCGTTCGGGCCCAAGTTTTAAAATTGAAAAACCAAGAGTTTGTTCTAGCGTCACGTACACTTGGTGCTAGCCATTCGAAAATTATCTTTAAACATTTAATTCCTAATCTCGCAGGTGTTATCATTATTAACACAATGTTTACGATCCCTAACGCAATTTTCTTTGAAGCCTTCTTGAGCTTTATCGGTTTAGGTCTTCAAGAGCCATTAGCATCATTAGGAACGCTTATTGATGAAGGATTTAAATCAATGATTGCCTTCCCATACCAAATGCTAGTTCCGGCGATTATTATTTCTGTCATTATGATTGCATTTAATATGATTGCAGATGGTCTTCGCGACGCGTTAGATCCTAAAATGAGAGACTAA
- a CDS encoding ComZ family protein — protein sequence MSQDKTMEFMGIAMKYLPEAKEQLENAGIELSMELIQPFMTLFTKVMQEAYELGVKDAMQEEE from the coding sequence ATGTCTCAAGACAAAACAATGGAATTTATGGGCATTGCTATGAAATACTTACCGGAGGCCAAGGAGCAATTAGAAAATGCAGGCATTGAATTATCTATGGAACTCATTCAGCCTTTTATGACGTTGTTTACGAAAGTTATGCAGGAAGCATATGAACTTGGTGTTAAAGATGCAATGCAAGAAGAAGAATAA
- a CDS encoding beta-ketoacyl-ACP synthase III, whose protein sequence is MKAGIIGIGRCLPDKVLTNADLEKIVDTSDEWIRTRTGIEERRIAEKDVNTSDLGFEAAKKALEDAQISPEEIGLILVATVTPDQPFPSVACMLQEKLGAVNAAAMDISAACAGFMYGMITAKQFIESDSYKYVLVVGVEKLSKITDWQDRNTAVLFGDGAGAVVMGKVTEGRGILSFELGADGTGGKHLYQEDYIVMNGREVFKFAVRQMGESSVNVLEKAGLSKEDVDFLIPHQANIRIMEASRQRLELPEEKMSKTVDKYGNTSAASIPISLVEEVEAGKIKEDDLIVMVGFGGGLTWGAIAIRWGK, encoded by the coding sequence ATGAAGGCGGGAATTATCGGTATTGGTAGATGTCTTCCAGATAAAGTACTGACAAATGCGGACTTAGAAAAGATAGTTGACACCTCTGATGAGTGGATTCGTACTAGAACAGGTATTGAAGAAAGAAGAATCGCTGAAAAAGACGTTAATACATCCGATTTAGGCTTCGAAGCTGCAAAAAAAGCACTTGAAGATGCACAGATTTCACCTGAGGAAATTGGCTTAATACTAGTAGCAACAGTGACACCAGATCAACCGTTTCCTTCCGTAGCTTGTATGTTACAAGAGAAATTAGGTGCAGTAAACGCTGCGGCTATGGATATTAGTGCAGCGTGTGCAGGGTTTATGTACGGAATGATTACAGCTAAGCAGTTTATTGAGAGTGACAGCTATAAATATGTGTTAGTAGTTGGTGTTGAGAAATTATCAAAAATTACGGATTGGCAAGACCGAAATACAGCTGTATTGTTTGGTGATGGAGCCGGTGCAGTAGTCATGGGTAAAGTAACGGAAGGTAGAGGTATACTTTCTTTTGAGCTGGGAGCGGACGGTACAGGTGGTAAGCATCTTTACCAGGAAGATTATATTGTAATGAATGGTAGAGAGGTATTTAAGTTCGCAGTTAGACAAATGGGAGAAAGTAGCGTAAATGTTCTTGAAAAGGCAGGACTTTCAAAAGAAGACGTTGACTTTTTAATACCGCATCAAGCGAATATTCGAATTATGGAGGCTTCAAGACAAAGACTAGAGCTTCCTGAAGAAAAAATGTCTAAAACCGTTGATAAATATGGAAATACCTCAGCAGCATCTATTCCGATTTCTTTGGTAGAAGAGGTAGAGGCTGGTAAAATAAAAGAGGATGACCTGATTGTTATGGTAGGCTTTGGCGGAGGATTAACTTGGGGTGCCATTGCCATTCGTTGGGGCAAATAA
- the fabF gene encoding beta-ketoacyl-ACP synthase II, with amino-acid sequence MTKKRVVVTGVGAVTPVGNNVETAWNNVLAGVSGVGPLTRLNADEYPAKVAAEVKDFQVEDFIDKKDARKMDRFTHYAVAAAKMAVEDSRLEINDSNSHNIGVWIGSGIGGMETFESQYETFLSRGYRRVSPFFVPMMIPDMATGQVSITLGARGFNSCTVTACATGTNSIGDAFKVIQRGDAIAMVTGGAEAPITKMSVAGFCANTALSTNPDPSKASRPFDQNRDGFVIGEGAGIIVLEELEHALARGAKIYAEIVGYGATGDAYHITAPAPGGEGGARAMKMAINDAGLNVNEVDYVNAHGTSTDYNDRFETLALKEVFGEHAYKLAVSSTKSMTGHLLGAAGGVEAIFSVLAIKEGMIPPTINYETPDPECDLDYVPNEARKQEVQVAMSNSLGFGGHNATIVFKAYK; translated from the coding sequence ATGACGAAGAAAAGAGTAGTTGTAACAGGGGTTGGCGCTGTTACTCCAGTTGGTAATAACGTTGAAACAGCATGGAACAATGTATTAGCAGGTGTATCTGGTGTAGGACCGCTTACTAGATTAAATGCAGATGAATACCCAGCAAAAGTAGCTGCAGAGGTAAAGGATTTCCAAGTTGAAGATTTTATTGATAAAAAAGATGCTCGAAAAATGGATCGTTTCACTCATTATGCTGTAGCAGCAGCTAAGATGGCGGTTGAAGACTCAAGACTTGAGATTAATGACAGCAACTCGCATAATATTGGTGTTTGGATTGGATCAGGTATCGGTGGAATGGAGACCTTTGAAAGTCAGTATGAAACATTCTTAAGCCGTGGCTATCGAAGAGTTAGTCCGTTTTTCGTACCAATGATGATTCCAGATATGGCAACAGGTCAGGTTTCCATTACACTAGGAGCAAGAGGATTTAACTCTTGTACCGTAACTGCTTGTGCCACAGGAACAAATTCAATTGGTGATGCCTTTAAGGTAATTCAACGAGGAGACGCAATTGCAATGGTGACTGGTGGAGCAGAGGCGCCAATTACAAAAATGTCTGTTGCAGGTTTTTGTGCAAACACTGCACTATCTACGAATCCTGATCCAAGTAAAGCAAGTCGCCCTTTTGATCAAAATCGTGATGGTTTTGTTATTGGAGAAGGAGCAGGAATTATTGTATTAGAAGAATTGGAGCATGCTTTAGCTCGTGGGGCAAAAATCTATGCAGAAATCGTTGGCTATGGAGCAACAGGGGATGCCTACCATATTACTGCACCAGCACCAGGTGGAGAAGGTGGAGCGCGTGCAATGAAAATGGCTATAAATGATGCTGGTTTAAACGTTAATGAAGTAGACTATGTGAACGCACATGGAACAAGTACCGATTACAATGATCGCTTTGAAACATTAGCTCTTAAAGAAGTGTTTGGTGAACATGCGTATAAGCTTGCCGTGAGTTCAACAAAGTCTATGACAGGTCACTTGCTTGGAGCAGCAGGGGGAGTGGAAGCGATCTTTAGCGTATTAGCGATTAAAGAAGGCATGATTCCTCCAACGATTAACTATGAAACACCAGACCCAGAATGTGATTTAGACTATGTTCCAAATGAAGCTAGAAAACAAGAAGTACAAGTGGCTATGAGTAATTCGCTTGGCTTTGGTGGTCATAACGCAACCATCGTTTTTAAAGCATATAAATAA
- a CDS encoding DUF3899 domain-containing protein, giving the protein MKTVKTKLNLALLLCSQIIIFILMFFSNSISVLNYINKSFYISSLLLFISLAIFTVNTGFFDVVTKSFRLIFAGKDVTRETVDEMRPLSQIITVKYSPLLFVGFINLALCLIALLFYYM; this is encoded by the coding sequence ATGAAAACGGTTAAAACAAAGCTAAATTTAGCACTTTTATTATGCTCTCAAATAATAATTTTCATTCTAATGTTTTTTAGTAATAGCATTTCAGTTTTAAATTACATAAATAAAAGCTTCTATATTTCAAGTTTGCTCCTTTTTATATCTTTAGCTATATTTACTGTCAATACAGGATTTTTTGACGTTGTAACTAAATCCTTTCGATTAATTTTTGCTGGAAAAGATGTAACAAGAGAAACCGTGGATGAAATGAGACCCTTATCACAAATAATTACTGTTAAATATTCTCCGTTACTGTTCGTAGGCTTTATTAATTTAGCACTTTGTCTCATAGCACTCCTCTTCTACTATATGTAA
- a CDS encoding YjbA family protein codes for MLYLHDVWVNWFEGEENGYNVCHFHEWRKDDGVELLDQVPLLKVESVLFNYIENDLSELPQQLLDDVYQKAYLRKNHERIQLEYCFVVTDGTGILVVDTIGYNIPIRKSRLIPRQEQLVYEMIDKHDTMPYAFNDHSSLKEFHILSPAPELMNGLTRKERQLKQLLFMALDQLHSSNNAAEVRYWYTEWNPEKYSEIQDLTFENVWQELYENTKYGWSFKHETFCENLIKGQPFFEKLWEMEHGPKVN; via the coding sequence ATGTTGTATCTTCATGATGTTTGGGTAAATTGGTTTGAAGGAGAAGAGAACGGGTACAATGTCTGTCACTTTCATGAGTGGCGGAAAGATGACGGAGTCGAACTTCTAGATCAGGTTCCCTTGTTAAAGGTTGAGTCAGTGTTGTTTAACTATATTGAAAATGATCTTTCAGAACTCCCACAACAGCTATTGGACGATGTTTATCAAAAGGCATATTTACGTAAAAATCACGAGCGCATTCAGCTAGAGTATTGCTTTGTGGTCACTGATGGCACGGGAATACTAGTAGTGGATACTATCGGCTACAATATACCGATTCGGAAGAGTAGGTTGATTCCAAGGCAAGAACAGCTAGTTTATGAGATGATTGATAAGCATGACACCATGCCCTATGCATTTAATGATCATTCTTCATTAAAAGAATTTCATATTTTATCACCAGCACCAGAGCTAATGAACGGGTTAACTAGAAAAGAGAGACAACTAAAGCAGTTGTTATTTATGGCCCTAGACCAGCTTCACTCATCAAATAACGCCGCAGAAGTAAGATACTGGTATACAGAGTGGAATCCGGAAAAGTATTCAGAAATTCAAGACCTGACATTTGAAAATGTTTGGCAGGAATTATATGAAAATACAAAGTACGGTTGGTCCTTTAAGCATGAGACCTTTTGTGAAAACTTAATAAAAGGCCAGCCCTTCTTTGAGAAGTTGTGGGAAATGGAGCATGGTCCGAAAGTAAATTAA
- a CDS encoding DUF2268 domain-containing protein, translated as MVVARTDKWLEKEFSNPVAICKRFLKEFNESESKPIYEYLTSFGMYRPNHASFRTYETLKKKKTWETINKIYEKYRKKWLGPQVNIYIFPINQSSASFFRERKTRKSGVSFPDRMFLFIGDYEDEKELEALFVHEYHHVCRMKKQNRKPIEFTLLDSIILEGLAELEVEKNCGTEYLADWCHYYSQEDIEMYMKKYIMSNLKLKKTDKQHDQLLFGVGAYPKLLGYACGYYLVRKYYKENYFSTKTSFTIQGKHFITLIEET; from the coding sequence GTGGTAGTCGCACGCACGGATAAATGGTTAGAAAAAGAATTCTCGAATCCTGTTGCTATATGTAAAAGATTTCTAAAAGAGTTTAATGAAAGTGAGTCAAAGCCTATATATGAATATCTTACCTCGTTTGGGATGTATCGACCTAATCATGCAAGCTTTCGAACATATGAGACATTAAAAAAGAAAAAAACATGGGAAACGATTAACAAGATTTATGAAAAGTATAGAAAAAAGTGGCTTGGACCCCAAGTAAATATCTATATTTTCCCTATAAATCAATCGAGCGCTTCCTTTTTTAGAGAGCGGAAAACAAGAAAATCTGGTGTTTCTTTTCCTGATAGAATGTTTTTATTTATCGGAGATTATGAGGATGAAAAAGAGTTAGAGGCTTTATTTGTCCATGAATACCATCATGTGTGCCGGATGAAAAAACAAAACAGGAAACCGATAGAGTTTACTTTACTAGACTCCATTATATTAGAAGGCCTTGCAGAATTGGAAGTTGAAAAAAACTGTGGAACAGAATACTTGGCCGACTGGTGTCATTATTATAGTCAGGAAGACATAGAAATGTACATGAAGAAATATATCATGTCCAACTTAAAATTGAAAAAAACAGATAAACAACATGATCAATTATTATTTGGGGTTGGTGCATATCCAAAACTATTAGGTTATGCATGTGGGTATTACCTTGTTAGAAAGTATTACAAGGAAAATTACTTTTCTACAAAAACGTCATTTACAATTCAAGGAAAACATTTTATTACGCTTATCGAAGAAACCTAG
- the trpS gene encoding tryptophan--tRNA ligase — MKTIFSGIQPSGMITLGNYIGALKQFVELQNEYNCYFCIVDQHAITVPQDAQQLRKNIRSLAALYIAVGLDPEKVTLFIQSEVPAHAQAGWMFQCISYIGELERMTQFKDKSAGKDAVSAGLLTYPPLMVADILLYKTDLVPVGEDQKQHLELTRDLAERFNKKYNDIFTIPEVRIAKVGARIMSLQDPTKKMSKSDPNQKAFISLLDEPKQIEKKIKSAVTDSEGIVKFDKENKPGVSNLLSIYSILTGKTIEELENQYEGKGYGDFKSELAQVLINEFEPIQKKYHQLMQSTELDEILDRGAARANEVASKMVKKMETAMGLGRKRK; from the coding sequence ATGAAAACTATCTTCTCTGGTATCCAACCGAGCGGAATGATAACACTAGGAAATTACATAGGCGCCTTGAAACAATTCGTTGAACTTCAAAATGAATATAACTGTTATTTCTGTATCGTTGACCAACACGCTATTACGGTCCCTCAGGATGCTCAGCAACTTAGAAAAAATATTCGCAGTCTCGCTGCCTTGTACATTGCGGTTGGATTAGATCCTGAAAAGGTTACGTTATTTATTCAATCTGAAGTTCCAGCTCACGCACAGGCAGGCTGGATGTTCCAATGTATATCTTATATTGGAGAGCTTGAAAGAATGACACAGTTTAAGGATAAATCTGCTGGGAAAGATGCTGTTTCTGCTGGATTGCTTACTTATCCACCTTTAATGGTTGCGGATATTTTGCTTTACAAAACGGACCTTGTTCCTGTGGGAGAAGATCAGAAGCAGCATTTAGAGCTTACACGTGATTTAGCGGAGCGCTTTAATAAGAAGTACAATGATATTTTCACTATTCCAGAGGTTCGAATTGCAAAAGTTGGCGCTCGGATTATGTCCTTACAAGATCCAACGAAAAAAATGAGTAAGTCTGACCCTAATCAAAAAGCATTTATATCATTATTGGATGAACCAAAGCAAATAGAAAAGAAAATTAAAAGCGCTGTTACTGACTCTGAAGGTATAGTAAAGTTTGACAAGGAAAATAAACCTGGAGTTTCGAATTTATTATCGATCTATTCCATCTTAACTGGAAAAACGATTGAAGAATTAGAGAATCAGTATGAAGGAAAAGGTTACGGAGACTTTAAATCAGAACTAGCACAAGTTCTAATTAATGAATTTGAACCGATTCAGAAAAAATACCATCAGTTAATGCAATCTACTGAACTGGATGAAATCCTCGATAGAGGCGCAGCTAGAGCCAATGAAGTTGCTAGTAAAATGGTTAAGAAAATGGAAACGGCTATGGGGCTAGGAAGAAAAAGAAAGTAA